The following are encoded in a window of Rubellicoccus peritrichatus genomic DNA:
- a CDS encoding LpxI family protein: MVSRFLPQDFDPQKSLAVIAGRGFYPVLTVELARAQSIKVQLIAFEGETREELFDSFAPEDRKWIKVGQVGHMLKALQKFGAGYAIMAGQITPRRLFKGLHPDIKAVKILASLKERNAETIFGALATEIKNIGVHQLDARAFLDSEMADEGLMAKGRYQPEADTLEHGIRIAKEIARLDIGQGVVVSRGTVLAVEAFEGTDPMLKRSGTFGAKETLFIKTVKPGQDTRFDVPVFGMQTLDVMTEAGITAAALEASNTIILEKENVLMEAKKRKITLLGY; the protein is encoded by the coding sequence ATGGTCTCACGCTTTCTTCCTCAGGACTTTGATCCACAAAAGTCACTCGCCGTCATAGCAGGGCGTGGCTTTTATCCCGTGCTAACAGTTGAACTCGCTCGAGCGCAAAGCATCAAAGTCCAACTGATTGCCTTTGAAGGAGAAACACGGGAGGAACTTTTTGACTCTTTTGCGCCTGAAGATCGTAAATGGATCAAAGTTGGCCAAGTCGGTCACATGCTCAAAGCTCTGCAAAAGTTCGGAGCCGGTTACGCCATCATGGCTGGGCAGATTACACCACGCCGACTTTTCAAAGGCCTGCATCCGGACATCAAAGCAGTCAAGATTCTTGCTTCTCTAAAAGAGCGTAATGCAGAAACCATTTTCGGTGCTCTGGCGACAGAGATAAAGAACATTGGCGTGCATCAACTCGATGCCCGTGCCTTTCTCGATAGCGAAATGGCAGACGAAGGATTGATGGCCAAAGGCCGCTATCAGCCAGAAGCCGACACCTTGGAGCATGGAATTCGTATAGCCAAAGAAATCGCACGGCTTGATATTGGTCAGGGTGTTGTCGTTTCACGAGGCACAGTCCTGGCAGTGGAAGCATTCGAAGGAACGGACCCCATGCTAAAACGCTCCGGTACATTCGGCGCCAAAGAAACACTCTTCATCAAAACTGTAAAGCCCGGTCAGGACACCCGCTTTGACGTTCCTGTTTTCGGCATGCAGACTCTGGACGTCATGACTGAAGCCGGCATCACTGCCGCCGCCCTCGAAGCCAGCAATACGATCATCCTCGAAAAAGAAAACGTCTTAATGGAAGCAAAGAAACGGAAGATCACGCTCTTGGGTTATTGA
- a CDS encoding Na+/H+ antiporter NhaC family protein: protein MASKFQSLILWRIGLAVVLFALSWYWAFSESMVKALWPSIVALGLVVLLRRVLLALVLGGLAGCIILTNGNPIDALAYLLNDLFIPIWSSSWKLGALAFTLILGGMAALIERSGGLHAILAWFMKKKNGHPSDKIQWSAFGIGLICFFDGLANSMLVGRLMKNLAERSGLSRVKLAYIVDSTSSAVSCVAVVSTWIAYQLAMIREGYDQVGQPVDAYRLFVLSIPYNFYCWFTLLLLVFSIWKVFNPGLMRRYEREARKSVGANHDFAIEQGSGRPWFAIVPLMLLILSLLIGLYVSGSEKIFPITFKGLSEAFGQADAASVLVVSSIIASVTAFLLFPRTIGSTERLRTFAQGSSALLVPVMVLIGAWILGGVMKPLGTAEVISKLLSGDLPVWLIPLTVFLAGAAISFSTGTSWGTMGILMPLAIPVVFELTAGMPGAMMPAVVAAVFSGAVFGDHCSPISDTTLVSSISTGVEATDHVATQMPFALIAATAAIVIGFVPVGLGLSPWASLVVGVCVLGLIAHWGRER, encoded by the coding sequence ATGGCTTCTAAGTTCCAATCACTAATCCTTTGGCGCATCGGACTTGCTGTCGTTCTTTTTGCGCTGAGTTGGTATTGGGCTTTTTCCGAATCCATGGTCAAAGCGTTGTGGCCGAGTATTGTGGCCTTGGGGCTTGTCGTATTATTGAGGCGTGTGCTGCTTGCGCTTGTCCTTGGTGGGTTGGCTGGTTGCATCATTCTTACGAACGGGAACCCGATTGATGCGTTGGCCTATTTACTCAACGATTTGTTTATCCCTATCTGGAGTAGTTCCTGGAAGCTGGGAGCATTAGCTTTCACTTTGATCCTAGGTGGAATGGCTGCACTGATTGAACGCAGTGGCGGTTTGCATGCAATCCTTGCCTGGTTTATGAAAAAGAAGAACGGGCACCCTTCAGACAAAATACAGTGGAGTGCGTTTGGGATTGGTTTGATCTGCTTCTTTGATGGTTTGGCCAACAGTATGCTGGTCGGTCGGCTAATGAAAAACCTGGCAGAGCGTTCCGGCCTCTCCAGAGTTAAACTGGCCTACATTGTTGATTCTACCAGTTCAGCTGTTTCCTGTGTGGCTGTTGTCTCCACTTGGATTGCGTACCAACTGGCCATGATTCGTGAGGGGTATGATCAAGTTGGACAGCCGGTTGATGCTTACCGGCTTTTTGTTTTATCGATTCCTTATAACTTCTACTGCTGGTTTACATTGCTGCTTCTGGTCTTTTCGATCTGGAAGGTTTTTAATCCCGGCCTTATGCGTCGCTACGAACGTGAAGCACGTAAGTCTGTTGGAGCGAACCATGATTTTGCCATTGAGCAAGGAAGTGGCCGACCCTGGTTTGCGATTGTTCCATTGATGTTGCTCATTCTGAGTTTACTGATTGGCCTTTATGTGAGTGGTTCGGAAAAAATATTTCCAATTACTTTTAAAGGACTGTCGGAAGCCTTTGGTCAAGCTGATGCAGCTTCAGTTCTTGTCGTATCCAGTATCATTGCTTCAGTTACTGCATTTTTGCTTTTTCCGAGGACTATTGGTTCGACTGAACGACTACGTACATTTGCCCAGGGCAGCTCTGCCTTGCTGGTACCGGTTATGGTATTGATCGGAGCATGGATTCTGGGCGGTGTGATGAAACCACTCGGTACCGCTGAAGTTATTTCCAAACTCTTGAGTGGTGACTTGCCGGTTTGGTTGATTCCGCTAACGGTTTTTCTGGCTGGAGCCGCCATTTCATTTTCAACGGGAACCTCATGGGGGACGATGGGCATTCTTATGCCGCTTGCGATTCCAGTCGTCTTCGAACTCACGGCAGGTATGCCTGGAGCGATGATGCCAGCCGTCGTAGCGGCGGTTTTCAGTGGGGCCGTTTTTGGAGATCACTGTTCACCAATTAGCGATACGACTTTGGTCAGTTCGATATCAACAGGAGTTGAGGCGACGGATCACGTTGCGACTCAGATGCCCTTTGCCCTTATTGCGGCAACTGCAGCTATCGTGATTGGTTTTGTTCCCGTTGGACTGGGGTTGTCGCCATGGGCTTCACTTGTCGTTGGCGTTTGTGTCCTTGGCCTGATTGCTCATTGGGGACGAGAGCGATGA
- a CDS encoding uracil-DNA glycosylase family protein — translation MQLLKEHFRDFVWHLPANELSSCSASFTHLSDIMPTIADRVLNAGKKLSDEIEHMDFSPEATHVYNPLVYAWEPYKKYIETWGNSPKKVLFLGMNPGPFGMAQTGIAFGEIASVRDWIGITAPVGKPPVEHPSRPIQGFDCTRAEVSGKRLWGMFAEEFKKPERFFCDHLVMNYCPLLFLDGSANRCRNLTPDKLPAAKTEALYQACDQHLVEVVKALEPEWLVGVGKFAETQAARALKGLDVHISTVLHPSPASPIANRGWAPQALKQLRGAGIWKE, via the coding sequence ATGCAACTACTAAAAGAGCACTTTCGCGATTTCGTTTGGCATCTTCCTGCAAACGAACTTAGCTCCTGCTCTGCTTCATTCACCCATCTTAGTGATATTATGCCGACAATTGCAGATAGAGTATTGAATGCTGGAAAAAAACTCAGCGATGAGATCGAACATATGGATTTCAGCCCTGAGGCGACCCATGTCTACAATCCGCTCGTCTATGCCTGGGAGCCTTACAAGAAATACATTGAGACTTGGGGTAATTCGCCAAAGAAGGTGCTCTTCCTTGGGATGAATCCAGGCCCATTTGGGATGGCCCAGACGGGGATTGCTTTTGGGGAGATCGCGTCCGTTCGTGATTGGATTGGAATTACTGCTCCAGTAGGCAAGCCACCCGTCGAACATCCTTCACGTCCAATTCAGGGATTTGATTGCACGCGGGCCGAAGTCAGTGGCAAGCGCCTCTGGGGAATGTTCGCAGAGGAGTTTAAAAAGCCGGAGCGTTTCTTTTGCGATCATCTGGTCATGAACTACTGCCCGTTGCTCTTTCTCGATGGCTCCGCCAATCGTTGTCGAAACCTGACGCCTGATAAGTTGCCTGCAGCAAAGACCGAGGCTTTGTATCAGGCATGTGACCAGCATCTGGTGGAAGTAGTCAAGGCACTGGAGCCCGAGTGGTTGGTTGGAGTTGGCAAATTTGCCGAAACTCAGGCAGCGCGTGCCTTGAAGGGGCTGGATGTTCATATCTCGACCGTTTTACATCCAAGCCCGGCCAGTCCGATTGCCAATCGCGGCTGGGCTCCTCAGGCGCTAAAGCAACTGCGTGGAGCGGGGATTTGGAAAGAATGA
- a CDS encoding sugar phosphate isomerase/epimerase: MKDTISIGTLAGQGPRTADYIKEILPHGFESFQINFWMNLGGTDLKKLSGEVKEVIADKAVVSSLGIFGNPLADSKEGQDARDGWVACIDHAADFGTDLVCGFAGRVIDKPVPESMERYKEVFGDLAKRAADKGIRLAFENCPMGGDWNRGDWNIAFNPAAWDLMFDALPNDNIGLEWEPCHQMCQLIDPMPQLRKYAEKIFHIHGKDATVRNHLVSEKGIYSPDHFAFHRHPGFGDSNWTDIISELRAIGFKGAIDIEGWHDPVYKDELEMTGQVHALRYLKQCRTELIPGPKGF; this comes from the coding sequence ATGAAAGACACTATCAGTATTGGAACTTTGGCGGGACAAGGCCCCCGCACTGCAGATTATATCAAAGAGATTCTGCCACACGGCTTTGAGTCTTTTCAGATCAACTTCTGGATGAATCTCGGTGGCACCGACCTGAAAAAGCTATCGGGTGAGGTCAAAGAAGTCATCGCTGACAAAGCGGTTGTTTCCAGTCTGGGTATATTTGGTAATCCACTCGCTGATTCCAAAGAAGGCCAGGATGCCCGCGATGGTTGGGTTGCCTGTATCGACCACGCTGCCGACTTTGGCACCGACCTCGTCTGCGGATTCGCGGGGCGCGTCATTGACAAGCCGGTTCCTGAGTCCATGGAGCGCTACAAGGAAGTCTTCGGCGATCTGGCCAAGCGTGCTGCTGACAAGGGCATACGGCTTGCCTTTGAAAATTGCCCAATGGGTGGTGACTGGAATCGCGGCGACTGGAATATCGCTTTCAATCCGGCAGCATGGGATCTGATGTTTGACGCACTCCCCAATGACAACATCGGGCTCGAGTGGGAACCATGCCACCAGATGTGCCAGCTGATTGATCCGATGCCACAGCTTCGTAAGTACGCTGAGAAGATTTTCCACATCCATGGCAAGGATGCCACTGTCAGGAATCATCTGGTTAGTGAAAAAGGAATCTATTCACCCGATCATTTTGCCTTTCATCGTCATCCTGGATTTGGTGACAGTAACTGGACGGATATCATCAGCGAACTCCGGGCCATTGGTTTCAAGGGAGCCATCGACATCGAAGGCTGGCATGATCCTGTTTACAAAGATGAGCTTGAAATGACAGGTCAGGTTCACGCCCTGCGCTACCTCAAACAGTGCCGCACCGAGCTGATTCCGGGTCCTAAAGGGTTTTAA
- the thiE gene encoding thiamine phosphate synthase: MSFPQASFYGILDTGYVLREHCLEKCKALIAGGAGVVQLRAKKQSRDERRDILQEILPLFESGAVPLILNDDLELALEFPIVGLHVGQDDIPIEEAREALGANRYLGLSTHSPDQAAGALDRAHLLDYFAVGPVFATQTKPDYIPVGLELVKHVASLNPPLPWYCIGGISRSNCNQVKAAGAKGLVAVSDVLCADDTAAAVGEYV, encoded by the coding sequence GTGAGTTTTCCTCAGGCTAGTTTTTACGGAATTCTGGACACTGGATATGTTCTTCGTGAGCATTGCCTGGAAAAGTGCAAGGCACTCATCGCTGGTGGCGCTGGTGTCGTCCAGCTGCGTGCCAAAAAGCAATCCCGTGATGAACGCCGTGATATCCTTCAGGAAATCCTGCCTCTGTTTGAGAGTGGCGCGGTGCCTTTGATCTTAAATGATGACCTGGAGTTGGCATTGGAATTTCCCATTGTCGGTCTTCATGTCGGGCAGGATGATATTCCAATTGAAGAGGCGAGGGAGGCACTTGGAGCGAATCGATACCTTGGCCTTTCAACGCATTCGCCGGATCAAGCTGCTGGTGCATTGGATCGCGCGCACTTGCTTGACTACTTTGCGGTTGGGCCTGTGTTTGCCACTCAAACCAAGCCCGATTACATCCCGGTTGGTCTGGAGTTGGTGAAACATGTGGCTTCATTGAATCCGCCGCTTCCATGGTATTGCATTGGCGGGATTAGCCGATCCAATTGCAATCAGGTCAAAGCAGCAGGTGCCAAAGGTCTTGTGGCCGTCTCTGACGTTTTATGTGCAGATGATACGGCAGCGGCGGTAGGCGAATATGTTTAG
- a CDS encoding Asp23/Gls24 family envelope stress response protein — protein sequence MSTKKPVSEDQLDPHTIPTPTEEGEGGDSISIADSVIASIVRMSSLEVDGVSSVGGGSEGFWENISGKKPGRGVLVTIDEAENYVIEVHVEMRFGVELAKTAIQVQQNVRDQVSRMTMKDVSKVDVIIDGVRMDADKVDEDKEESWEQPHSD from the coding sequence ATGTCTACAAAAAAACCAGTCAGCGAAGATCAGTTGGATCCACATACCATTCCTACACCGACCGAAGAGGGAGAAGGTGGCGATAGCATCAGCATTGCAGATTCTGTCATCGCAAGTATTGTTCGGATGTCCTCTCTTGAAGTCGATGGTGTCTCTTCCGTAGGCGGCGGTTCAGAAGGCTTTTGGGAAAACATCTCCGGCAAGAAACCAGGCCGTGGTGTGCTGGTCACGATTGACGAGGCAGAAAACTATGTCATCGAAGTGCATGTTGAAATGCGTTTCGGCGTGGAGCTGGCCAAGACCGCTATTCAAGTTCAACAGAATGTCCGCGATCAGGTCTCCCGCATGACGATGAAAGACGTCTCAAAAGTGGACGTGATTATTGATGGTGTTCGCATGGATGCTGACAAGGTGGATGAGGACAAAGAAGAATCCTGGGAGCAGCCGCACAGCGATTAA
- the accC gene encoding acetyl-CoA carboxylase biotin carboxylase subunit, with translation MIQKLLIANRGEIALRIVRACRELGIKTLAVYSEPDEQSLHVQLADEAICIGPAPSTESYLKSDRILSAAEIADVDAIHPGYGFLSENAEFAEQCETCNIKFVGPRSESIRLMGDKAMAKEVARKAKAPVIPGSDGVISDEKEALKLAQKIGFPVIIKAVAGGGGKGMRLAHNAPAFAREFHSARIEAEKAFGNGDVYVEKFIEDPRHIEIQLLGDEHGKIIHLGERDCSVQRRYQKLVEEAPSPFVNDALRQKMGKAAIRIAEACGYYGAGTIEFLVDKHGDFYFIEMNTRIQVEHGVTEEVTGIDLVKRQLLIAGGEHTELDQKDIKFTRHAIECRINAEDPSRNFIPCPGEIGLYYPPGGHGVRVDSHIYGGYVVPPYYDSMVSKLITYAFTREMAIDRMYRALSEYLIRGIKTSIPFCAAVMQDPVFRAGSVTTGYIPDFMDRAPKDLFLKS, from the coding sequence ATGATTCAAAAGTTACTTATCGCCAACCGTGGAGAGATCGCGCTCCGCATCGTCCGTGCCTGCCGAGAGCTGGGTATCAAAACACTAGCCGTTTATTCTGAGCCGGATGAGCAAAGCCTGCATGTGCAATTGGCCGACGAGGCCATCTGTATCGGGCCCGCTCCTTCAACTGAGAGTTATCTCAAATCAGACCGCATCCTCAGTGCTGCGGAAATCGCCGACGTTGATGCGATCCACCCTGGCTACGGTTTTCTTTCGGAGAACGCTGAATTCGCTGAGCAGTGTGAGACCTGCAATATCAAATTCGTCGGCCCACGCTCTGAATCGATTCGTCTGATGGGCGACAAGGCGATGGCCAAGGAAGTGGCCCGCAAGGCCAAAGCTCCCGTCATTCCCGGAAGTGACGGCGTGATCAGTGATGAAAAGGAAGCGCTCAAGCTGGCCCAGAAGATCGGCTTTCCCGTGATCATCAAGGCAGTCGCTGGTGGTGGTGGCAAGGGCATGCGCCTGGCCCATAATGCCCCGGCATTTGCCCGTGAGTTTCACTCCGCACGCATCGAAGCGGAGAAGGCTTTTGGCAATGGTGATGTTTACGTTGAGAAATTCATCGAAGACCCGCGCCACATCGAGATCCAGTTGCTCGGCGATGAACACGGAAAGATCATCCACCTGGGTGAGCGCGATTGCTCTGTCCAGCGTCGTTACCAGAAGCTGGTTGAGGAGGCTCCATCTCCATTTGTAAATGATGCCCTTCGCCAGAAGATGGGTAAGGCCGCCATCCGCATTGCGGAGGCCTGTGGTTACTATGGTGCCGGAACGATCGAGTTTTTGGTCGATAAGCATGGTGATTTTTACTTCATCGAGATGAATACGCGCATCCAGGTGGAGCATGGAGTGACGGAGGAGGTCACCGGTATCGATCTGGTTAAGCGTCAGCTGCTGATCGCAGGTGGTGAGCATACCGAATTGGATCAGAAAGATATCAAGTTCACGCGCCACGCGATCGAATGCCGTATCAATGCGGAGGATCCAAGTCGCAACTTCATCCCCTGCCCGGGTGAAATCGGGCTTTACTACCCGCCAGGTGGTCACGGGGTTCGGGTCGATTCACACATTTACGGTGGTTATGTGGTGCCCCCATATTACGATAGTATGGTCTCCAAGCTGATAACCTATGCCTTCACCCGTGAGATGGCGATTGACCGTATGTATCGCGCCCTCAGTGAATACCTGATCCGTGGGATCAAGACTTCGATCCCGTTTTGTGCCGCTGTCATGCAGGACCCTGTCTTCCGCGCTGGCTCTGTGACGACTGGCTACATTCCTGACTTCATGGATCGCGCGCCCAAAGACTTGTTTCTCAAAAGCTGA
- the accB gene encoding acetyl-CoA carboxylase biotin carboxyl carrier protein, whose translation MDLKEIKQIVDLMKRSSLTEFEIEEKDLKLRICRQGDGAPQVVAAPAPVAAAPVAAAPAPAAAPAPAAPAPAADDSSIAVIKSPMVGTFYGAPSPDSKPFVEVGSKVQEDTAVCIIEAMKVMNEIQAEAKGTIAEILVENGEAVEFGQPLFKVKKA comes from the coding sequence ATGGACCTTAAGGAAATTAAACAGATTGTTGATCTGATGAAGCGCTCCAGCCTGACGGAGTTTGAAATTGAGGAAAAAGACCTCAAATTGCGCATCTGTCGCCAGGGTGATGGAGCGCCTCAGGTTGTTGCTGCCCCCGCACCGGTTGCCGCTGCGCCTGTTGCCGCAGCTCCGGCTCCTGCTGCCGCCCCAGCCCCGGCTGCTCCAGCTCCTGCCGCTGACGATAGTAGCATAGCAGTCATTAAATCCCCCATGGTTGGGACTTTTTATGGTGCGCCAAGCCCTGATAGTAAGCCATTTGTTGAAGTTGGCAGCAAGGTTCAGGAAGATACCGCTGTTTGCATCATTGAGGCTATGAAGGTCATGAATGAGATTCAGGCCGAGGCAAAGGGCACGATTGCTGAAATTCTTGTTGAGAACGGTGAGGCGGTTGAGTTTGGCCAGCCTCTTTTCAAGGTGAAGAAAGCCTGA
- a CDS encoding HAD family hydrolase — MRSEFSAFWSLALQISPQSLCFSTMLALGDYEHIIWDWNGTLLNDCELCVDVMNGILTRRSMPRLSIDDYRANFNFPVRDYYEWLGFHEDDTFEDVSHEFIDGMTLRKLEPPLHHGVAKLLRQLHDQLVDQVILSAHKQDTLEVIVQHYGISHYFDHIIGLDNIYAEGKTENGLAHFATLPHEPHEILLIGDTLHDAEVAKAMEVDCLLVAHGHQSEERLKQAGYPIIHSFDQIDIHGAQSITH, encoded by the coding sequence ATGCGCTCGGAATTCAGTGCTTTTTGGTCACTCGCATTGCAAATCAGCCCACAATCGCTTTGCTTTTCAACAATGTTAGCCCTTGGCGACTACGAGCATATTATCTGGGACTGGAACGGGACACTGCTGAACGACTGCGAGCTTTGCGTGGATGTCATGAACGGTATTCTCACCCGCCGGAGTATGCCACGCCTGTCGATTGACGATTACCGGGCAAACTTCAATTTCCCGGTCAGAGACTACTACGAGTGGCTTGGATTTCACGAAGATGACACCTTCGAAGACGTCAGCCACGAATTCATCGACGGGATGACGCTACGCAAGCTTGAACCACCGCTTCACCACGGCGTCGCGAAGCTGCTTCGACAGCTCCATGATCAGCTTGTGGATCAGGTTATCCTTTCCGCCCACAAGCAGGACACCCTGGAAGTCATCGTCCAGCATTATGGCATCAGCCATTACTTTGACCACATCATTGGTCTTGATAACATTTATGCCGAAGGAAAAACCGAGAACGGGCTCGCCCATTTTGCCACCCTGCCCCACGAACCTCACGAAATCCTCCTCATTGGTGACACCCTCCACGACGCCGAAGTCGCGAAAGCGATGGAGGTCGACTGCTTGCTCGTCGCCCATGGCCATCAGTCCGAAGAGCGCCTGAAGCAGGCTGGATATCCAATCATTCACTCTTTTGACCAGATCGATATACATGGTGCGCAATCAATAACGCATTAG
- a CDS encoding endonuclease/exonuclease/phosphatase family protein, producing MELEETKARKSHWLWRAIKTLFWIIVLLIVTGFSVVGYWGETNWHLDTLSHFRLQYFAAAAGLFLLLLFFRRWVLLCFATALLAFNAWTVFSIPDFRELDGLPVYRAVSINVYSGNPHINLVIDFIKKEKPDFVALIEIKGTWRPALEALKADYPYQEVKIWGHDFGYCLLSRYPFTDRKFGYVATGSLVREIETPSGRFVLLQAHPLSPTNEKAWKWRNQTFESLAKFAKTIDEPILLLGDMNCTPWSPNFQKFTEESGLHTPNVRWLPRRTWPNAQPFLWIPIDHFFLSDGLVAVDERVGSSVGSDHYPIVLDFAFEAKD from the coding sequence GTGGAGTTAGAGGAGACGAAGGCAAGGAAGTCGCATTGGCTCTGGCGAGCGATAAAGACTCTATTCTGGATCATTGTGTTGCTGATTGTCACTGGCTTCAGTGTTGTCGGTTACTGGGGAGAAACAAATTGGCATCTGGATACGCTGTCTCATTTCAGGTTGCAGTACTTTGCGGCTGCCGCCGGTCTGTTTCTGTTGCTCTTGTTCTTTCGGCGTTGGGTTTTGTTATGCTTCGCTACCGCTTTGCTCGCCTTTAACGCATGGACTGTCTTTTCGATTCCGGACTTCAGGGAGCTTGATGGTTTGCCGGTCTATCGCGCGGTCTCCATCAACGTCTATTCCGGCAACCCGCATATCAACCTAGTCATTGATTTTATAAAGAAGGAAAAGCCGGACTTTGTTGCGCTGATCGAAATCAAAGGTACCTGGCGCCCTGCACTTGAGGCATTGAAGGCGGACTATCCCTATCAGGAAGTGAAGATCTGGGGCCATGACTTCGGCTATTGTCTGCTCAGTCGATATCCCTTCACGGATCGCAAGTTCGGTTATGTGGCAACAGGCTCATTGGTTCGTGAGATTGAGACGCCATCCGGGCGCTTTGTCCTGCTTCAGGCACACCCACTTTCACCAACCAATGAGAAGGCCTGGAAATGGCGTAATCAGACCTTTGAATCGCTGGCCAAGTTTGCCAAAACGATTGATGAGCCAATTCTTTTGCTGGGAGATATGAACTGCACTCCGTGGTCGCCCAACTTCCAAAAGTTCACCGAAGAGAGTGGCTTGCATACGCCGAATGTCCGCTGGCTTCCGCGACGGACCTGGCCCAATGCCCAACCTTTCCTTTGGATTCCGATAGACCACTTTTTTCTCTCAGACGGACTTGTTGCGGTTGATGAACGGGTTGGGTCTTCCGTTGGCTCGGATCATTACCCTATCGTTCTCGATTTCGCTTTTGAGGCGAAGGATTGA
- a CDS encoding choice-of-anchor R domain-containing protein, which translates to MNMLKRLNYTAIFLVTILTSTTHGIVQLSNLSLEDSTGQLLLGNTWAQAFTTGTEGANIKTATIYIGEALFPGTATVSIFANGSSKPLDNGSLGSFTDTTPGIISTAGDYSWTSTAGIDLAPNTQYWITVEGDGGFNLRWGFRNVVPPAVTTAQPGWDLVEDRSSSSDSGATWNDLTFNNGQFVFALDSEVIPEPHHTAALIGVALIIATYSMRKRKLGCTS; encoded by the coding sequence ATGAATATGCTAAAGAGACTTAATTACACGGCCATCTTTCTGGTGACTATTTTGACTTCGACCACACACGGTATTGTCCAACTCAGTAATCTATCCCTCGAGGATAGCACAGGACAACTTTTGCTCGGCAACACCTGGGCACAGGCATTCACCACCGGGACTGAAGGAGCCAATATAAAAACAGCAACCATCTATATTGGCGAAGCACTATTCCCAGGCACAGCAACGGTCAGCATTTTTGCCAATGGATCAAGTAAACCCTTGGACAACGGCAGTCTTGGAAGCTTTACCGACACGACCCCGGGAATCATTTCGACCGCAGGTGACTATTCCTGGACTTCAACGGCTGGCATTGATTTAGCGCCCAATACACAATACTGGATCACAGTGGAAGGTGATGGCGGCTTCAATCTTCGCTGGGGGTTTCGCAATGTAGTCCCGCCGGCAGTAACCACGGCTCAGCCAGGTTGGGATTTAGTCGAAGACAGGTCATCCTCCTCTGATTCAGGCGCAACCTGGAACGACCTTACTTTCAATAATGGGCAGTTTGTTTTCGCACTGGATAGTGAAGTGATTCCGGAACCGCATCATACCGCCGCCCTGATTGGAGTCGCCCTGATTATCGCGACTTATAGCATGCGCAAGCGTAAGCTCGGCTGCACGAGTTGA
- a CDS encoding OsmC family protein, giving the protein MVSITATYDGDLRCTATHGPSGSTLTTDAPLDNQGKGEAFSPTDLCATALITCIATTMAIKARSMGIELGKMEMSVEKHMSLKNPRRIARLPVEIKIGDILDEKQKTRLERVAHACPVHHSLHPDIEMPITITWGDESPE; this is encoded by the coding sequence ATGGTATCAATCACCGCGACTTATGATGGCGACCTTCGCTGCACAGCAACCCATGGACCATCGGGCTCCACATTGACGACAGATGCACCCCTGGATAATCAGGGCAAGGGGGAAGCATTTTCCCCGACTGACTTGTGCGCAACCGCACTCATCACCTGTATCGCAACTACCATGGCGATCAAAGCTCGCTCAATGGGGATTGAATTGGGAAAGATGGAAATGAGTGTTGAGAAGCACATGTCCTTGAAAAACCCACGACGCATTGCCCGACTGCCGGTTGAGATTAAAATCGGAGACATACTGGATGAAAAGCAGAAAACTCGCCTTGAACGCGTGGCTCATGCCTGCCCGGTTCATCACAGCCTGCACCCTGATATCGAAATGCCTATCACCATAACATGGGGCGATGAATCACCGGAGTAA